A window from Vigna angularis cultivar LongXiaoDou No.4 chromosome 7, ASM1680809v1, whole genome shotgun sequence encodes these proteins:
- the LOC108337610 gene encoding acetyltransferase At1g77540-like: MATRSNAEGEGDGGKSNNIVWDEALQRFETEDKEAFLEYVLREKGKVMDLVHTFVPPSKRGFGLASHLCVAAFQHAQSHSLIVIPTCSYVSDTFLPRNPSWNSIVYSKGGKSSI; this comes from the exons ATGGCGACGAGGAGCAATGCAGAGGGTGAGGGTGATGGTGGGAAGAGTAACAATATCGTATGGGACGAAGCTTTGCAGAGGTTCGAGACAGAGGACAAGGAGGCGTTTTTGGAGTACGTGTTGAGAGAGAAGGGGAAGGTCATGGATTTGGTCCACACCTTTGTGCCCCCTTCCAAGAGAGGTTTTGGCTTGGCCTCCCACCTTTGCGTCGCTGCCTTTCAACATGCCCAATCGCACTCCTTAATCGTCATCCCGACCTGTTCCTATGTCTCT GACACATTTCTTCCCCGGAACCCATCTTGGAATTCTATTGTGTACTCAAAAGGAGGCAAATCTAGTATCTGA
- the LOC108338688 gene encoding V-type proton ATPase 16 kDa proteolipid subunit, protein MAGFSGDETAPFFGFLGAAAALVFSCMGAAYGTAKSGVGVASMGVMRPELVMKSIVPVVMAGVLGIYGLIIAVIISTGINPKAKSYYLFDGYAHLSSGLACGLAGLSAGMAIGIVGDAGVRANAQQPKLFVGMILILIFAEALALYGLIVGIILSSRAGQSRAD, encoded by the exons ATGGCAGGTTTCAGTGGCGACGAAACCGCTCCTTTCTTCGGCTTCCTCGGCGCTGCCGCGGCTCTCGTTTTCTCCT GTATGGGAGCAGCGTACGGAACTGCGAAGAGTGGGGTGGGAGTCGCGTCGATGGGTGTGATGAGGCCGGAGCTTGTGATGAAGTCGATAGTGCCGGTGGTTATGGCTGGAGTGTTGGGTATTTATGGGTTGATTATTGCGGTTATCATTAGCACCGGGATAAACCCCAAGGCTAAGTCTTACTATCTCTTTGATGGTTATGCCCACTTGTCCTCTGGCCTTGCCTGTGGCCTTGCTGGCCTCTCTGCTGGAATGGCCATTGGAATTGTTGGGGATGCTGGTGTTAG GGCTAATGCTCAGCAGCCGAAGCTGTTTGTTGGTatgattcttattttgattttcgCTGAAGCTCTTGCTCTTTATGGCCTCATTGTGGGTATCATCCTCTCATCTCGGGCTGGCCAATCTCGTGCTGATTAA